A single Bosea sp. PAMC 26642 DNA region contains:
- a CDS encoding xanthine dehydrogenase family protein molybdopterin-binding subunit: MTTVLDRRSLLKAAGSLSLAFSIPLNAEAQAPAPQRPRLPGDLATTPRLDSWLRINADGTVTLMVGKVELGQGILTAVAQVCAEELDIDIGRIRIISGDTALVPNEGVTAGSFSMPNCATAVRHASAEARGILVGLAALKLGQPAQSLSVTDGMVSAPGGASAAFWDLVTGKELAVDAAGQATLKAASAHRYIGRPVPRLDLPAKLSGGDIFLQDLRPAGMLHGRVVRPPAYSATLASLGTKDVEAMPGVVKIVRNGSFLGVVAQTEDQALAAMKALETAARWNVEASMPGHEGIYDWLLATKPARDIPIKAQTRSDATPVARTLEASYRRPYQMHASIGPSAAVATLADGVMTIQTHSQSVFETGAAIAQMLGLADDKVRCQHVQGSGCYGHNMADDAAADAALLAAAVPGQPVRLQYTRAQEHLWEPYGSAMVVKTQASLDKDGNVLDWTLDLWSTPHGTRPGGQAGNLLSARYLEKPFVIPVPQNGGPPNYAADRNAIALYEFPGHKVTTHFITQMPVRVSSTRGLGAYGNVFAIESFIDELALAAGVDPVAYRLRFLKDERARAVLVKAAEAFGWERWQKRPDHGRGIAFARYKNIAAYCAVALEVAVDRATGVVRVLRATAANEAGEIVNPDGIANQIEGGLIQSLSWSLKEEVKFDDTRILSDGWDSYPILTFSETPPVEVVLIDRKGAAFLGTGEASQGPTGATLANAVADAIGVRLRQLPLTPERVKAGLRA, from the coding sequence CGAAGCGCAGGCGCCTGCACCGCAGCGCCCGCGCCTGCCGGGCGACCTCGCCACCACGCCCCGCCTGGATTCCTGGCTTCGCATCAACGCCGACGGCACCGTCACGCTGATGGTCGGCAAGGTCGAGCTCGGCCAGGGTATCCTGACCGCCGTTGCGCAAGTCTGCGCCGAAGAGCTCGACATCGACATCGGCCGGATCCGGATCATCTCCGGCGACACCGCGCTGGTCCCCAATGAGGGCGTCACTGCGGGATCCTTCTCGATGCCCAACTGCGCCACCGCCGTCCGGCACGCCTCGGCCGAAGCACGCGGCATCCTCGTTGGCCTGGCTGCATTGAAGCTCGGCCAGCCGGCCCAGAGCCTCAGCGTCACCGATGGCATGGTCAGCGCCCCGGGTGGCGCCAGCGCGGCGTTCTGGGATCTGGTGACCGGGAAGGAACTCGCAGTCGACGCCGCCGGCCAGGCGACGCTCAAGGCCGCGAGCGCCCACCGCTATATCGGCCGGCCCGTGCCGCGCCTCGATCTGCCGGCCAAGCTGAGCGGCGGCGACATCTTCCTGCAGGATCTGCGGCCCGCCGGCATGCTGCATGGCCGCGTCGTGCGCCCGCCGGCCTACAGTGCGACGCTGGCCTCGCTGGGGACGAAAGACGTGGAGGCCATGCCGGGCGTGGTCAAGATCGTCCGCAACGGCTCCTTCCTCGGCGTGGTCGCGCAGACCGAGGACCAGGCTCTCGCGGCCATGAAGGCGCTGGAGACCGCGGCGCGCTGGAATGTCGAGGCCTCGATGCCAGGTCATGAGGGCATCTATGACTGGCTGCTCGCGACCAAACCGGCCCGCGACATCCCGATCAAGGCTCAGACGCGCAGCGATGCCACGCCGGTCGCCCGCACGCTCGAGGCGAGCTATCGCCGGCCCTACCAGATGCATGCCTCGATCGGCCCCTCGGCGGCGGTCGCCACACTCGCCGACGGCGTCATGACAATCCAGACCCACAGCCAGTCAGTCTTCGAGACCGGCGCCGCCATCGCCCAGATGCTCGGGCTGGCTGACGACAAGGTCCGCTGCCAGCATGTCCAGGGCTCGGGCTGCTACGGCCACAACATGGCCGACGACGCCGCGGCGGATGCGGCCCTGCTGGCGGCCGCCGTGCCGGGGCAGCCGGTGCGCCTGCAATACACCCGCGCCCAGGAGCATCTCTGGGAACCTTATGGCTCGGCCATGGTGGTGAAGACGCAGGCGAGCCTCGACAAGGACGGCAATGTGCTCGACTGGACGCTCGACCTCTGGTCGACCCCGCACGGCACGCGGCCCGGCGGCCAGGCCGGAAACCTCCTGTCGGCACGCTATTTGGAGAAACCCTTCGTAATCCCAGTGCCGCAGAATGGCGGTCCGCCGAATTATGCCGCCGACCGAAACGCAATCGCGCTCTACGAATTTCCCGGCCACAAGGTCACGACGCATTTCATCACGCAGATGCCCGTTCGCGTCTCCTCGACGCGCGGGCTCGGCGCTTATGGCAACGTCTTCGCGATCGAATCCTTCATCGACGAGCTCGCTTTGGCAGCCGGGGTCGATCCGGTCGCCTACCGGCTTCGTTTCCTCAAGGACGAGCGCGCCCGCGCCGTCCTGGTGAAGGCTGCAGAGGCCTTCGGCTGGGAGCGCTGGCAGAAACGGCCCGACCATGGCCGCGGCATTGCCTTCGCCCGCTACAAGAACATCGCCGCCTATTGCGCCGTGGCGCTGGAGGTCGCTGTCGACCGGGCCACCGGCGTGGTGCGTGTCCTTCGCGCCACCGCCGCCAACGAGGCCGGCGAGATCGTCAACCCGGACGGCATCGCCAACCAAATCGAGGGCGGGCTGATCCAGTCCCTGTCATGGTCGCTGAAGGAAGAGGTGAAGTTCGACGATACCCGCATCCTGTCGGATGGCTGGGACAGCTACCCGATCCTGACGTTCAGCGAGACTCCGCCGGTCGAGGTCGTGCTGATCGACCGCAAGGGAGCGGCGTTCCTGGGCACCGGCGAGGCCTCGCAGGGGCCAACCGGGGCAACACTCGCCAATGCCGTCGCCGACGCGATCGGAGTGCGTTTGCGGCAACTGCCGTTGACCCCCGAGCGCGTTAAAGCGGGGCTTAGGGCTTAG
- a CDS encoding response regulator — protein sequence MLRSVATGLPTRVVIIAFFGVIVLPGTIFASVLMSRFAQAERSRFQQEAREVASTAASVVDQHIRGWQATLQTLGTSENLRSGNLEAFYRQALAVKTFIGADIGLRDLDGQQLVNTRQVFGRALPLTPMGVDRQIISSQKPYVADVFTGAIANAPLVAVVVPVSIGGVPRYLLHVSAETKLFYDVIRTVTPPGWFVAVGDRAGVYVTRSEQHEAFTGRPGVPAFLEKAVGREGTFIGQSALGEDVLVGYARSELSDWLIAANIRQSVIERPLREALQALVAGGAMALLVASSLALLLWRLIETPLKALTAASSKLGQLSSPIAAPTRLREFVALRDAMSEASSQLSANSAELEGRIQARTAELERANERLKQEGEERLRVESMLAQSQKMEAVGNLTGGVAHDFNNLLQVVSGNLELLGREADLSEKGRGRLANAMSGVARGSQLASQLLAFGRRQALAPKPINVGRLIRGMDDLLRRSIGEAIEVETVIAGGLWNTFADPTNVENCILNLAINARDAMEGSGRLTIEAGNAFLDDVYVARHADVTSGQYVVVSVTDTGSGIAPDVMSKVFEPFFSTKPMGKGTGLGLSMVYGFVKQSGGHVKIYSEVGLGTTIKIYLPRSMSAEENTAPDDARPIVGGNETVLVVEDDDAVRETVIGLLSELGYNVLKASDAQSARSIVESGVEIDLLFTDVVMPGPLKSADLARQAKLRLPQLTVLFTSGYTENSIVHGGRLDDGVNLLSKPYTREALARKIRQVLPEVTSPEAEDRRASETVLLVEDDALIRMDTASLIESLGFVVVEAATAEEALGIARTKAIDRLVTDIGLPDMDGMELARRVRELHPQLPVVFATGRHEILEVEMDSRTRLLPKPYGAGDLARVLA from the coding sequence ATGCTGCGGTCCGTCGCAACCGGCCTCCCGACAAGGGTCGTCATCATCGCGTTCTTCGGCGTGATCGTGCTGCCCGGCACCATCTTCGCAAGCGTGCTCATGTCACGCTTTGCACAAGCCGAGCGCAGCCGCTTCCAGCAGGAGGCCAGGGAGGTCGCGAGCACGGCCGCCTCCGTGGTGGACCAGCACATACGCGGGTGGCAGGCGACACTCCAGACGCTGGGCACTTCGGAGAATCTCCGGAGCGGCAACCTCGAAGCGTTCTATCGTCAGGCGCTGGCCGTGAAGACGTTCATCGGCGCCGATATCGGCCTGCGAGACCTCGACGGCCAGCAACTCGTCAATACGCGTCAGGTCTTCGGCAGGGCGCTGCCTCTGACCCCCATGGGGGTCGACCGGCAGATCATCTCGTCGCAGAAGCCCTATGTGGCGGATGTCTTCACCGGGGCTATTGCCAATGCGCCTCTAGTCGCGGTCGTGGTTCCGGTCTCGATTGGGGGCGTGCCGCGCTATCTGCTGCATGTCAGCGCCGAGACCAAACTGTTCTACGACGTCATCCGCACGGTCACGCCCCCAGGCTGGTTCGTCGCGGTCGGTGATCGGGCCGGCGTCTACGTGACCCGATCAGAACAGCATGAGGCTTTCACGGGCCGCCCTGGCGTGCCGGCCTTCCTGGAGAAGGCCGTCGGCAGAGAGGGCACTTTCATCGGCCAGAGCGCGCTCGGCGAGGACGTTCTCGTCGGCTATGCCCGCTCCGAGCTGTCAGACTGGCTGATCGCCGCCAACATCCGGCAAAGTGTGATAGAGCGACCACTGCGCGAGGCCCTCCAGGCGCTAGTGGCAGGCGGCGCGATGGCGCTTCTGGTCGCCTCTTCCCTTGCCCTTCTGTTGTGGCGCCTGATCGAAACTCCGCTCAAGGCGTTGACGGCAGCAAGTTCGAAGCTCGGGCAATTATCGTCCCCCATCGCCGCGCCGACACGGCTGCGCGAGTTCGTCGCCTTGAGGGACGCGATGTCCGAAGCGTCATCCCAGCTCAGTGCCAATAGTGCGGAGCTCGAGGGCAGGATCCAGGCGCGCACAGCGGAGCTGGAACGGGCCAACGAACGCCTCAAGCAGGAGGGCGAGGAACGCCTGCGCGTCGAATCCATGTTGGCGCAGTCACAGAAGATGGAGGCCGTCGGCAACCTCACCGGCGGCGTCGCCCACGACTTCAACAACCTCCTGCAGGTCGTCAGCGGCAACCTCGAATTGCTCGGCCGTGAGGCGGACCTGAGCGAGAAGGGGCGGGGACGGCTTGCCAATGCCATGTCAGGCGTCGCGCGGGGCTCGCAGCTTGCCAGTCAGTTGTTGGCGTTCGGACGCCGTCAGGCGCTCGCACCCAAGCCGATCAATGTCGGACGGCTTATCCGCGGCATGGATGACCTGTTGCGTCGCTCGATCGGCGAGGCCATCGAAGTCGAGACTGTCATCGCCGGAGGCCTCTGGAACACGTTCGCCGATCCGACGAATGTCGAGAACTGCATTCTCAATCTGGCGATCAACGCGCGCGATGCCATGGAGGGCTCGGGTCGTTTGACGATCGAGGCGGGAAACGCCTTCCTCGATGACGTCTATGTCGCGCGCCATGCGGATGTGACATCCGGTCAATATGTCGTCGTCAGCGTGACCGACACGGGCTCGGGCATTGCACCGGACGTCATGTCGAAGGTTTTCGAGCCGTTCTTCTCGACGAAGCCGATGGGCAAGGGAACAGGACTCGGGCTGTCGATGGTCTACGGCTTCGTCAAGCAGTCGGGCGGCCATGTGAAGATCTACAGCGAAGTCGGTTTGGGCACGACGATCAAGATCTACCTCCCTCGGTCGATGAGCGCAGAGGAAAACACTGCGCCCGATGACGCGCGCCCTATCGTGGGCGGGAACGAGACCGTGCTCGTCGTCGAGGACGACGACGCCGTCCGCGAAACAGTCATCGGGCTCCTGTCCGAACTCGGATACAACGTGCTCAAGGCCTCCGATGCCCAAAGCGCGCGGAGCATTGTCGAAAGCGGGGTCGAGATCGACCTGCTGTTCACCGACGTTGTGATGCCGGGTCCCCTGAAGAGCGCGGACCTTGCGAGACAGGCGAAGCTGCGCCTGCCACAACTCACGGTCCTTTTCACCTCAGGCTATACCGAGAACTCGATTGTCCACGGCGGCAGGTTGGATGACGGCGTCAACTTGTTGTCGAAGCCGTATACGCGTGAAGCCCTGGCGCGGAAAATCCGGCAGGTCCTTCCAGAAGTGACATCGCCTGAGGCTGAAGATCGCCGCGCTTCGGAAACGGTGTTGCTGGTGGAAGACGATGCCCTGATCAGAATGGACACCGCTTCACTGATCGAGTCGCTAGGGTTCGTCGTAGTGGAGGCAGCGACGGCCGAGGAGGCGCTCGGGATCGCAAGGACGAAGGCGATTGACCGTCTGGTCACCGACATAGGTCTGCCGGACATGGACGGCATGGAACTGGCGAGGCGCGTTCGTGAACTGCATCCTCAACTCCCCGTCGTCTTCGCGACGGGGCGCCACGAGATCCTGGAGGTTGAAATGGACAGCCGTACCAGGCTTCTGCCTAAGCCTTACGGCGCAGGGGATCTGGCGAGAGTCCTTGCATGA
- a CDS encoding xanthine dehydrogenase family protein molybdopterin-binding subunit — protein sequence MLKNSTYVGSPRSRVDGPAKVTGTATYAAEFTAPALAHGYIVESRIARGRITTIDAAAAESVPGVIKVFTHANRPKTAWFSYNYQDMVGPPGKPFRPLYSDKIQYNGQPIALVIAESFDVARHAASLVCVSYDEHPHETDLSQARSNSYEPPKGRTGIAPPPPARGDAVKAFSEAPVRISAEYTIATEHHNPMEPHATTVIWKGDGKITVHDKTQGVQNSQAYVAAVFGLSSDDVQVVAPYVGGGFGSGLRPQHQLFLAVMASLSLERSVRLELTRQQMFGHVFRPETINMLSLGAGEDGRLHSIQHQAVAATSQFEDHQEVVVNWSGLLYPAENVDLRYELAKLDTYSPGDMRAPGAPLGLFALESAMDELAIATGIDPLELRLRNYAERDENDDVPFSSKELRACYREGAEHFGWSKRSAKPGSMREGRELIGWGMATGVWEANMMKTSARAVLGSDGRLSISCATSDIGTGTYTILTQIAADALGLAMEDVSVLLGDSSLPTSPVQGGSWTAASAGSAVMAACQTLREKLVKQASKIEGSPLANAAIDDVAFAGGRILTRTDASRSVSLADVVVAGGGGEIEAEESAGPGLVGMMLPKRHSSYTHSAVFAEVRIDQDLGVLRVTRIVNAVAAGRILNPKTARSQVVGGIVWGIGMALHEETLTDHRLGRIMNHSLAEYHVPANADIHDIEVIFVEEHDDKVSPIGVKGLGEIGIVGTAAAIANAVHHVTGKRIRSLPITIDKILAG from the coding sequence ATGCTGAAGAACAGCACCTATGTCGGCTCGCCCCGCAGCCGGGTCGACGGCCCCGCCAAGGTCACCGGCACCGCGACCTATGCCGCCGAATTCACCGCGCCCGCGCTCGCTCATGGCTACATCGTCGAGAGCCGCATCGCGCGGGGCCGCATCACTACGATCGATGCGGCCGCGGCAGAATCCGTGCCCGGCGTCATTAAGGTCTTCACCCATGCGAACCGGCCCAAGACGGCCTGGTTTTCCTATAACTATCAGGACATGGTCGGCCCGCCTGGCAAGCCGTTCCGACCGCTCTACAGCGACAAGATCCAGTACAACGGCCAGCCGATCGCGCTGGTCATAGCGGAAAGCTTCGACGTCGCGCGCCATGCCGCGTCGCTCGTGTGCGTCAGCTATGACGAGCATCCGCATGAGACCGATCTCAGCCAAGCCCGCAGCAACAGCTACGAGCCGCCTAAAGGGCGCACTGGCATCGCGCCCCCGCCGCCAGCGCGCGGCGATGCGGTGAAGGCGTTCAGCGAGGCGCCCGTTCGGATCAGCGCCGAGTACACGATCGCCACCGAGCATCACAACCCGATGGAGCCGCACGCCACGACCGTGATCTGGAAGGGCGACGGCAAGATCACCGTCCACGACAAGACCCAGGGTGTGCAGAACAGCCAAGCCTATGTCGCGGCCGTCTTCGGCCTGTCGAGCGACGACGTCCAGGTCGTCGCACCTTATGTCGGAGGCGGCTTCGGATCTGGGCTACGGCCGCAGCACCAGCTTTTCCTGGCGGTGATGGCGTCGCTTTCGCTCGAACGTTCGGTCCGGCTCGAGCTGACGCGCCAGCAGATGTTCGGCCATGTCTTTCGGCCTGAAACCATCAACATGCTCTCGCTGGGTGCGGGCGAAGACGGCCGACTGCATTCGATCCAGCATCAGGCGGTGGCGGCGACCTCGCAGTTCGAGGATCACCAGGAGGTGGTGGTGAACTGGTCGGGCCTGCTCTACCCGGCCGAGAACGTCGATCTCCGCTATGAACTCGCCAAGCTCGACACGTATTCGCCCGGCGACATGCGCGCTCCTGGTGCGCCGCTTGGCCTCTTCGCACTCGAAAGCGCCATGGACGAGCTTGCCATCGCCACCGGCATCGACCCGCTCGAACTGCGGTTGCGCAACTATGCCGAGCGCGACGAGAACGACGACGTCCCGTTCAGCTCGAAGGAGCTGCGCGCCTGTTACCGGGAAGGCGCCGAGCACTTCGGCTGGAGCAAGCGCAGCGCCAAGCCCGGCTCGATGCGCGAGGGCCGCGAGCTGATCGGCTGGGGCATGGCCACGGGCGTCTGGGAGGCCAATATGATGAAGACCTCCGCTCGTGCTGTGCTCGGCAGCGACGGCAGGCTCTCCATCTCCTGCGCCACCTCCGATATCGGCACCGGCACCTACACTATCCTAACTCAGATCGCCGCCGATGCGCTTGGGCTGGCGATGGAGGATGTGAGCGTCTTGCTCGGCGATTCCTCGTTGCCGACTTCGCCTGTCCAGGGGGGCTCATGGACCGCCGCCTCGGCCGGCAGCGCCGTCATGGCGGCCTGCCAGACCCTGCGGGAAAAACTCGTCAAGCAGGCAAGCAAGATCGAGGGCTCGCCGCTTGCGAACGCCGCGATCGACGATGTCGCTTTTGCCGGCGGCAGGATCCTGACGCGGACCGATGCATCGCGATCGGTCTCCCTGGCCGATGTGGTAGTGGCGGGCGGCGGCGGTGAGATCGAGGCCGAGGAATCGGCGGGTCCAGGTCTCGTCGGCATGATGCTGCCCAAGCGCCATTCGTCGTATACGCATTCGGCAGTCTTTGCGGAGGTCCGGATCGACCAGGACCTCGGCGTGCTACGCGTCACCCGGATCGTCAATGCCGTGGCCGCCGGCCGGATACTCAACCCTAAGACCGCACGGAGTCAGGTCGTCGGTGGCATTGTCTGGGGCATAGGAATGGCGCTGCACGAGGAAACGCTGACCGACCATCGCCTCGGGCGGATCATGAACCACTCGCTGGCAGAGTATCACGTGCCGGCCAATGCTGACATTCACGACATCGAGGTGATCTTCGTCGAGGAGCATGACGACAAAGTGAGCCCGATCGGCGTCAAGGGGCTAGGCGAAATCGGCATTGTCGGTACCGCAGCTGCTATCGCGAACGCGGTCCATCACGTCACGGGCAAGCGGATCCGCAGTCTGCCCATCACCATCGACAAGATCCTCGCAGGGTGA
- a CDS encoding FAD binding domain-containing protein, which translates to MNRFSYHRAGTIEEAVKALSDQPAARIIAGGTNLVDLMKYNVEKPSTLIDVTRIDALKGINETEDGGLRIGALVPNSTVAYDERVNVRFPLLASAILAGATPQLRNAATTGGNLNQRTRCYYFYDVQTPCNKREPGSGCGAIGGLNRIHAILGASEHCIATHPSDMCVGLAALGAEVHIAGPAGERVIPFADYHRLPGDTPQHDNTLQPGEIVAAVVLPRGSQGYAGHYSYLKLRDRLSYAFALVSVAAALEIEGGVIASARIALGGVAHKPWRRQDAEDALAGKTADERAFSEAASLLLSGARGHEHNAFKIDLAQRAIVRALAQAAAGTPQSQTDKRIA; encoded by the coding sequence ATGAACCGGTTTTCCTATCATCGCGCCGGCACCATCGAGGAGGCCGTGAAGGCGCTCTCCGACCAGCCGGCGGCGCGCATCATCGCCGGCGGCACCAATCTCGTCGATCTGATGAAATACAATGTCGAGAAGCCTTCGACGCTCATTGACGTCACGCGGATCGATGCCCTGAAGGGTATCAACGAGACCGAGGATGGCGGGCTGCGCATCGGCGCGCTCGTCCCCAACAGCACGGTCGCCTATGACGAGCGCGTCAACGTGCGCTTTCCGCTGCTGGCGAGTGCGATCTTGGCCGGCGCGACCCCGCAGCTGCGAAATGCCGCGACCACCGGCGGCAATCTGAACCAGCGAACGCGCTGCTACTATTTCTACGACGTCCAGACACCGTGCAACAAGCGCGAGCCGGGCTCGGGCTGCGGCGCGATCGGCGGCCTCAACCGAATCCATGCGATCCTGGGTGCCAGCGAGCACTGCATCGCCACGCACCCGTCCGACATGTGCGTCGGGCTCGCGGCGCTCGGTGCGGAGGTCCACATTGCCGGGCCCGCCGGCGAGCGTGTGATTCCCTTTGCCGACTACCACCGCCTGCCGGGCGACACGCCCCAACATGACAACACGCTGCAGCCCGGCGAGATCGTGGCTGCGGTCGTGCTGCCGCGCGGCAGCCAGGGCTATGCGGGCCATTACAGCTATCTGAAGCTCCGAGACCGGTTGTCATATGCCTTTGCGCTGGTCTCGGTCGCGGCCGCTTTGGAAATCGAGGGCGGCGTGATCGCCTCGGCGCGCATCGCGCTTGGCGGTGTCGCGCACAAGCCCTGGCGTCGACAGGACGCCGAGGACGCGCTCGCCGGCAAGACCGCAGACGAGCGGGCCTTCTCGGAAGCGGCGAGTCTGCTGCTCTCCGGCGCGCGGGGCCATGAACACAACGCCTTCAAGATCGATCTGGCGCAGCGCGCGATCGTGCGCGCGCTTGCCCAGGCGGCTGCCGGCACGCCGCAATCGCAGACCGACAAGCGTATCGCCTGA